Genomic DNA from Streptomyces sp. PCS3-D2:
AGCCACCCATCTGCGGGCCGCAGCCAAGGCCCTACCCGGCCTGATCCTGGAACTGACCCACACGGCGTGGAAGGCGCCGTCGACGCCAGCATGGCGAGCCCTCGCCTCGGCATACCGGACCGCACACGACGTGGCGCTGAAGCTCGACCACCCCGACCTCGCGCGCGTCGCCCTGGACCGCATGGGATGGGCCGCCGGTCGGGCGTCGGACCCGTGTCTGGAGGCCGTGCAACGGTACAAACGGGCGACGCTGTGGCGGTGCGCCAACTCCATCCCTCTGATCTCGTCCGGGCAGGCGCTCCTCGCCGGGGCGACGAGCCGCGAGGCCGTGGCGGTCATCGGCCAGCTCCACCTGGGCGCGGCCACCGTGGCCGCGAAGGGCGGGGACCGGACCGCCGTCGAAACGCACCTGGCCGCGGCCCGGGAGCTCGCCGACCGTGTCGGCGGCGAGGCCCGCGAGGTCCACTGGCTGTCCTTTGGGCAGGTGAACGTCCGACTGCACGAGATCGGCGCGTCGATCGTGCTGGCCGACTTCGATGAGGCTCTCAGCCGTGCCCGCAGGTTGAAGCTGCCCGCCTCGACGCTGACATCGCGGCGGGCCCGGTACCTCGTGGACCGAGCGCTGGTGGAGATGGAGGCGGGCTCCGCGAAGGCGTCGCTGCGATACCTGG
This window encodes:
- a CDS encoding helix-turn-helix domain-containing protein, producing the protein MTAPDDDHAGSRIQEQRRLARLTQRELADRIPYSLSLLNQVECGARAATPGFVAAVAHALKVDTSLLAGPPAMTSLPPDRLVALVSPIREALDRYDLGPLPVLPTVRTVPELATAADALCRQVRATHLRAAAKALPGLILELTHTAWKAPSTPAWRALASAYRTAHDVALKLDHPDLARVALDRMGWAAGRASDPCLEAVQRYKRATLWRCANSIPLISSGQALLAGATSREAVAVIGQLHLGAATVAAKGGDRTAVETHLAAARELADRVGGEAREVHWLSFGQVNVRLHEIGASIVLADFDEALSRARRLKLPASTLTSRRARYLVDRALVEMEAGSAKASLRYLAQARKVAPEQTRHLPGTRSTIRGLLHMSRRAPDGLGGMARWIGL